A DNA window from Theobroma cacao cultivar B97-61/B2 chromosome 5, Criollo_cocoa_genome_V2, whole genome shotgun sequence contains the following coding sequences:
- the LOC18599110 gene encoding nudix hydrolase 23, chloroplastic → MLKAIQILGCSSGFISQRLKKPHSGNGCSLISSKGSDTSTSLFLHPFWTPKTLSFKLIRMFSTQSESNSNAPSSSSSSSSSSSVAVHSAGNVHKIKFCQWCGGPAKHEIPDGEEKIRAICTLCGKIAYQNPKMVVGCLIEHEKKILLCKRNIEPSYGLWTLPAGYLEIGESAAEGAVRETWEEAGAEAEVVSPFAQLDIPLIGQTYIIFLAKLKKPHFSPGPESSECCLFELDNIPFDSLAFSSIFVTLNLYIEDVKSGKIKFHYGTINKRLGTGPSDIRAFTLDYHWQA, encoded by the exons ATGCTAAAAGCTATTCAAATTCTTGGTTGTTCATCTGGGTTTATCTCTCAAAGATTAAAGAAGCCTCATTCTGGTAATGGGTGttctttaatttcttcaaaagGAAGCGACACCTCAACTTCTTTGTTTCTGCATCCCTTCTGGACTCCAAAAACTCTGTCTTTTAAATTGATTCGAATGTTCTCGACTCAGTCCGAGTCCAACTCAAATGCTCCTTcatcctcttcttcttcttcttcttcttcttcggtTGCAGTTCATTCCGCT GGCAATGTTCATAAGATCAAATTCTGTCAGTGGTGTGGTGGCCCAGCAAAGCATGAAATACCTGATGGAGAGGAGAAGATAAGAGCTATTTGCACTCTTTGTGGAAAAATTGCCtatcaaaatccaaaaatg GTTGTCGGTTGCCTCATTGAGCATGAGAAAAAAATCCTACTTTGCAAGCGAAACATTGAACCTTCTTATGGTCTTTG GACTCTTCCTGCTGGTTACCTGGAAATTGGGGAGTCAGCTGCAGAAGGGGCAGTCAGGGAAACTTGGGAAGAAGCGGGGGCTGAAGCGGAAGTGGTGTCCCCTTTTGCACAACTTGACATTCCTCTTATTGGCCAA ACTTACATAATCTTCTTAGCAAAGCTGAAGAAGCCCCACTTTTCACCAGGACCAGAATCATCCGAGTGCTGTCTCTTTGAATTGGACAATATACCTTTTGATTCTTTggcattttcttcaatttttgttaCGTTGAATTTG TACATTGAAGATGTTAAATCTGGAAAAATAAAGTTTCACTATGGTACCATTAACAAAAg GCTTGGGACAGGGCCGTCTGATATTCGTGCCTTTACTCTTGACTATCATTGGCAGGCATGA